A window of Castanea sativa cultivar Marrone di Chiusa Pesio chromosome 1, ASM4071231v1 contains these coding sequences:
- the LOC142622458 gene encoding abscisic stress-ripening protein 1, with product MADHHHHHHHHNKDEEKPVDYEKEEKHHKHLEQLGELGAVAAGAYALHEKHQAKKEPEHAHKHKIEEEIAAAVAVGAGGYAFHEHHEKKEAKKEEEKAHGKKHHHLF from the exons ATGGCtgaccaccaccaccaccaccaccaccacaataAAGATGAGGAAAAACCTGTTGATTATGAGAAGGAAGAGAAGCACCACAAGCATCTCGAGCAGCTAGGCGAGCTTGGCGCTGTTGCTGCTGGAGCTTATGCCTTG CATGAAAAGCATCAGGCAAAGAAAGAGCCAGAGCATGCCCACAAGCACAAGATAGAAGAGGAGATTGCAGCAGCAGTTGCAGTAGGAGCCGGTGGGTATGCGTTCCATGAGCATCatgagaagaaagaagcaaagaaagaagaagaaaaggctcATGGAAAGAAGCACCACCATCTCTTTTAA